The following nucleotide sequence is from Penicillium digitatum chromosome 5, complete sequence.
GATGGCTACCTCCCCATCGACTCCATCGACATACTTAGCTCGATCACCTCGCCTCGGGACGGGTGAGTTCTCGTCTCCCGGCGGCAACCTTGCCCTCGGAGCAGGAGTTGGGGGAGCAGAAGGTCTGCCAGAGCAGAAGATTTTCCCAGGCATTGTTCATGAGAGAGCTCGAAAGGGAAACGTACAATAGAACCACACGTGGGCGGGTTCACTGGACACATCTCACAGACTAGTGGGAGAAAGCAACTCACTGGAGCAATTTTGTAACAATCTAAAATGGAAATTGGCTCACTATCTCGATCGAGTTGAAAAAATTAAAGTGGCCATCTCCGATACAATAATAATGTCCTCGTAGTAGAGTACCATGGGGCATGCGGTACATGTACAATCCCGAGCTCTATTTAAAAATTCAACGCCCGACGAAATAGCCACAGTTGTGTGGGTTCTATATGCACCCGTTTATCATACACGAGTGCACGCTTCTCAATCATAACATGCAAATTAAGTGTTCCAAGTACTTCAAATGGCCCAGCTACCTCTTCGTTCTGGCAGTCCCCAGCCTTCAAGGTTGGTATCTTCTTCCGCCATGCCAGGCTCTTGTCTCGCCCATTCCTGGATATATAGACGGAGAGCTTTCCATCGTGTACAGGCATTCGCGAGGTCGTCCGTCCCTGGGGCTACAACATAGCCTCTATCATCGGTTTGCAAGTCATCCCGGCGAAGGTCCTCGATGGAGATACCCGAAATTCGGCTAAGCTCGTAGTCATAATAACGGGCAAGGCATGGGTAACCCAGAGACAAGTAGTTGTAAATTTGGGTCACAAATCCATCATGGAATTCGGAGTCGATGGCCTTCTGGAGATTAGGGCTTGCCGGTTTCCGGGAACTACGGTTTCCAGGCGAGGCTGCGAGACGATCCAGATGTGTATGGGAAGGAGATGGACTGAGTCCCATGCTAATGCCAGCCTCGTCAACACGAGGCATGGGGGTCACAATGCCAGGCAGGAGACCGTGCAATTCCCGCCCTTGATCCGTGCCCTTGCAACAAGTGCCCATCCAAAGACCAGCACCCTTTCTGCTACCTCGGGGAGGCGCTGCGCACCACAAGTCACCACAGCCAGTACAAGGAGCATGTACGCCACGAGAGCCTATATCGGTGCTAATATGCTCACATATTGTTCCCTCGGGTGAGGTGCTTCGAGGAAGGACGATGTCATTGCCAAGCATGGGCGGGCTCTTGCCATTCTCATTGTGCTCTGGTGCAGACATTGGTTGTCCAGATGCACCCATAGCCCGTATCCTCATTTCAGCCTCCTCCTTGTGGTGGCGCATGTACTCAAGTTCCCAGGACAAATCAGCCGAAGATTGTCGTCGAGACTTGATATAATGATACTTCATTAACACATGATCATCGTCTGAGTCTCgatcatcttcgtcgatgGCAAAATGATCAACAGGCTCGTACACTTGCTCGTTGGGAAAAGCAGCCAACGCTTGCTCCTTCAACTGGATCTGTGCCGATTGAGCGGCAAGAGAGAGCAAGAATTCCGAGATCTCTCCATCGCAGATTTCACGGGGTACCTTGCTTGTATCTAAATCTTGTATTACTTGATTGAAAGGCCCAGGCGGCGAAGTGCACGCCGAATGCGATCTGGAGTTATCCGAGTCTTCGCTGCTGTTAGAGGGGATCGAAGGGAGATCCGGAACTCGAAACGAGTGTCTTCGGGCTTGTTGTCGGCGCAGAAGATTGGAATACGAAAATTGAGAATCGGACGGTAGATAAGTGTGGGCATGAGGGTTTGGATCTAGCCATGATGTCGTGTCTGGACCAATGATTGTATGGGATGATGAAGACCCCACGGCATCGTGCCGTTGGAGAAACCGGACAGGCACCCCTTTTCGAACTGAGTGGGTGTCGGTTTCTATCAGGTCGGGTTTGAATCTTCTCGGAGCCGCTGATGTCTTGCTATGTGACGAAGAATTTCTCTCCTGTACCTCGGAAGTCGAACGAGACCGTCTATTGCTAGCTTTGCTTGTTTCGATTGGTTCAGGTAGGAATCTTCTGACCGGTCGATATTCACTGGGCTCTTTTGAATGTATAGTTTGTTTTGGTAGAGTAGGTTGATTTGCTTCGCTCGAAACTGGCCGTTGGGTGTTTGAGCTTCGCGACACGGTTTCGATTGGCTGGACCAGGAATCTCCGAGGGACCCTAGGTGATCCTTGACTTTGTGGAGGTACAGATCCGAGTGGCTGATATTGATTATCCGGAAAGGTTGGCTGACACTCGTGAAGAGTTGTCAGATCGTGAAGGCTGTCTGTAGGTTGGCGCACCTCTCTTCCGTCCGTGGGCATGTTCGGTTTCCCGTATACCTCTGAGGGATGGCCCATTGTCTAATTGTCGTAATATATGACAGCTCTGAATCATGCTATTGAATATCAACACGGTAAAGAAAAAACATTGGGAGATTCAGTTGATTTATGGTACGTTGGGTCTTATCGGTGTGTTTGGGAGAGAGCATGCGGGGTCGAAAAAGCGGTCTCGATGTGACTAGTAGAGAAAAAGGGGGTGTCTCCTGATGTAATACATCAGCCAcaaatcgaaaaaaaaaaacgaaagtTGAAATGATATCACAAGGTACAAGGTACAAAATGAATCTGTACGCTAATTTAATCTGAAGCTGTAACCTGTGGACTACAAGGCAAGTCTCCAAGCCCCTTTTTTCTGATGACATCAGCCCTGTTACGGTGATAAGGAATCCGATAAGATAAGGTCATTTCTTCCCATTCTCGACTCTCTGCTCGACTCTTCTTCTATACACATGTCCAAGTTCAGCAATGCATTCGAAAGACAAGCGGAAATTCGAGACAGATGATCTCCAACCCGGAGTCTTGAAGCAGCGGAAGGTAATCGgaccttctcttcctccacCTCAGGAGGCCGACGCCGCAAACAATGAAATTagcaatgatgatgatgatgatgatgatgatgatgatgatgatgatttcGGTCCAAGCCTTCCTCCCTCTGGCCCACTGAAAACCTGTGTGCAGCAAGAGCCTACTACTTTTGATATAAATAAACCGGTGCAGAGGGAAAGTCGGCGAGACCAGTGGATGCTACAACCTCCTTCCCATTCCGACTGGTCTTCCAGGATCGACCCAACACAATTACGAAATCGCAAATTCAATTCAGGCAAATCAGCCACGGCACCTAAAAGCATGGATTCCTCGTGGGTGGAGACCCCAGAGGAGCGAATGAGGCGACTACAGGATGCAGTTATGGGCGTGGCTGCTTCAACAAA
It contains:
- a CDS encoding AMP deaminase is translated as MPTLIYRPILNFRIPIFCADNKPEDTRFEFRISLRSPLTAAKTRITPDRIRHTSKVPREICDGEISEFLLSLAAQSAQIQLKEQALAAFPNEQVYEPVDHFAIDEDDRDSDDDHVLMKYHYIKSRRQSSADLSWELEYMRHHKEEAEMRIRAMGASGQPMSAPEHNENGKSPPMLGNDIVLPRSTSPEGTICEHISTDIGSRGVHAPCTGCGDLWCAAPPRGSRKGAGLWMGTCCKGTDQGRELHGLLPGIVTPMPRVDEAGISMGLSPSPSHTHLDRLAASPGNRSSRKPASPNLQKAIDSEFHDGFVTQIYNYLSLGYPCLARYYDYELSRISGISIEDLRRDDLQTDDRGYVVAPGTDDLANACTRWKALRLYIQEWARQEPGMAEEDTNLEGWGLPERRGSWAI
- a CDS encoding nopp 140 functions as a transcriptional activator, encoding MHSKDKRKFETDDLQPGVLKQRKVIGPSLPPPQEADAANNEISNDDDDDDDDDDDDDFGPSLPPSGPLKTCVQQEPTTFDINKPVQRESRRDQWMLQPPSHSDWSSRIDPTQLRNRKFNSGKSATAPKSMDSSWVETPEERMRRLQDAVMGVAASTNQPEDHKRASNAKLMEDQIKRYKDMTGKNTSLETANQAGKEDDDPSARAFDREKDMAVASKISSAQRREMVKKAADYNTRFTKGNFL